In a genomic window of Bacillota bacterium:
- the gatC gene encoding Asp-tRNA(Asn)/Glu-tRNA(Gln) amidotransferase subunit GatC, producing MINKSDVEHVALLARLELSEEEKELYTKQLSDILEHAQTLNKLDTENVLPTAHVLPLKNVFREDEVGDHLDTEKALSNAPDKEENFFRVPKIV from the coding sequence ATGATCAATAAATCTGACGTTGAACACGTAGCCTTGCTGGCCCGCTTGGAATTGAGCGAAGAGGAAAAAGAATTGTATACTAAACAACTAAGCGACATTTTAGAGCATGCCCAAACATTAAACAAGCTGGATACCGAAAATGTCCTTCCCACTGCCCACGTTCTTCCTTTGAAAAATGTATTCAGAGAAGACGAAGTGGGAGATCACTTAGATACTGAAAAGGCTTTATCTAACGCACCTGACAAAGAAGAAAATTTCTTCCGTGTACCAAAAATAGTTTAG
- the ligA gene encoding NAD-dependent DNA ligase LigA: MTVSDNIRNRAEQLRKQINRHNHMYYVLDKPEIADSQFDALMQELINLEQKYPKLVTPDSPTQRVGGSPREGLSTVKHRMPMLSLGNAFQEPELKDFDSRVKSSAQDEKIAYVAELKIDGLAVSLLYENGLFVQGATRGDGETGEDITSNLKTIPSIPLRLKNDVTMEVRGEVYMPKSAFVQLNTYRKEKGKPLFANPRNAAAGSLRQLDPVVTASRNLQIFTYGTGYAETGSFKTHHQLLGFLTEQGFRVNPHYQLCVDIDEVISYCKIWEEKRHQLEYTIDGMVIKINSLLQQSNLGSTFKSPRWAIAFKFPPEEAVTQIKDIIVRVGRTGVLTPTAILEPVLLAGTTVSRATLHNEDFIETKDIRIGDTVIVHKAGDIIPEVVQVKKDRRTGHEHTFQIPGECPECGATVLRQEEEAAARCTGATCPAQVREGLIHFVSRSAMDIVGLGPAILNQLIDSNLVKDAADLYQLQKEDLLALERMGEKSAQNLLEAIDKSRSNPLYRLIFGLGIRHVGERAAKLLAGEFGSIDNLIMASEAELIEISEIGPAIAESVVTFFEQEQNRGLVKRLQQSGVNTESKQEEVNKDEPRLQGTTFVLTGTLSELTRQEAKEKIESLGGKVSSSVSSSTGYLVAGEKPGSKYQKAKELGITILDEEGLNNLLKE; encoded by the coding sequence GTGACCGTTTCTGATAACATTCGTAACCGGGCTGAACAACTGCGTAAACAAATAAACCGCCATAACCACATGTACTACGTGTTGGACAAGCCGGAAATTGCGGATAGCCAATTTGATGCCTTAATGCAAGAGCTTATAAATTTGGAGCAAAAATATCCTAAACTGGTCACACCCGATTCACCTACCCAAAGGGTAGGTGGCAGCCCAAGGGAAGGTTTGAGCACGGTAAAACACCGTATGCCTATGCTCAGCCTGGGAAATGCTTTCCAGGAGCCTGAACTAAAAGATTTTGACAGCCGAGTTAAATCCAGTGCTCAGGATGAAAAGATTGCATACGTTGCTGAATTGAAAATTGACGGGCTTGCTGTATCCCTTCTCTATGAAAATGGTCTCTTCGTTCAGGGAGCCACCAGGGGGGACGGAGAAACCGGAGAAGATATCACATCCAATTTAAAAACCATTCCCAGCATCCCCTTACGCCTAAAGAATGACGTAACCATGGAGGTACGAGGCGAGGTTTACATGCCCAAAAGCGCCTTTGTACAACTTAACACATATAGGAAAGAAAAAGGAAAGCCCCTTTTTGCTAACCCTCGTAATGCAGCAGCCGGATCATTACGGCAACTGGACCCGGTGGTCACTGCCTCCAGGAATTTACAAATCTTTACTTACGGCACCGGATATGCCGAGACCGGAAGTTTTAAAACCCATCACCAGTTATTAGGGTTTTTGACAGAACAAGGCTTTCGCGTTAACCCGCATTATCAGTTATGCGTGGATATTGACGAGGTGATAAGCTATTGCAAAATTTGGGAGGAAAAGCGTCACCAGCTTGAATATACCATTGACGGAATGGTAATCAAGATAAACTCTTTACTTCAACAGAGTAACTTGGGATCAACATTTAAAAGCCCGCGCTGGGCCATAGCTTTTAAATTTCCACCGGAGGAAGCGGTTACCCAAATAAAAGACATCATTGTACGTGTGGGACGCACCGGGGTTTTAACCCCAACGGCAATCTTAGAGCCCGTTCTACTCGCGGGCACCACTGTCAGCAGGGCAACCTTACATAACGAGGATTTTATTGAAACCAAGGATATCCGCATTGGGGATACAGTCATAGTGCATAAGGCAGGAGATATCATTCCTGAGGTAGTTCAGGTTAAAAAAGACCGCCGCACAGGTCACGAGCATACCTTTCAAATTCCAGGTGAGTGTCCCGAATGCGGTGCTACTGTTCTTCGCCAGGAGGAAGAGGCTGCTGCCCGCTGTACAGGTGCAACTTGCCCCGCTCAGGTGAGAGAGGGACTCATACATTTTGTTTCCCGCAGTGCTATGGATATCGTAGGGTTAGGTCCTGCCATCCTTAACCAGCTGATAGACAGCAATCTGGTTAAGGACGCTGCTGACCTGTATCAATTACAGAAAGAAGATTTATTAGCACTGGAAAGAATGGGAGAGAAATCGGCTCAAAACCTTTTGGAGGCCATTGATAAAAGTCGAAGTAATCCTTTATACAGATTAATTTTCGGCCTTGGTATTCGTCACGTGGGAGAACGTGCTGCCAAGCTTTTAGCCGGAGAATTCGGTTCCATTGATAACCTGATAATGGCATCCGAAGCAGAGCTTATAGAAATATCTGAAATTGGCCCGGCCATTGCCGAAAGCGTTGTTACATTTTTTGAGCAAGAACAAAACCGGGGTCTGGTGAAAAGATTGCAGCAGAGCGGGGTAAATACAGAGTCCAAACAGGAAGAAGTCAATAAAGACGAACCGCGCCTGCAAGGCACAACATTTGTACTAACCGGAACTCTCAGTGAATTGACGCGACAAGAGGCCAAAGAAAAAATAGAATCCCTGGGGGGCAAGGTATCATCAAGTGTTAGCAGCAGCACTGGCTACTTGGTGGCAGGTGAGAAACCGGGGAGTAAGTACCAAAAGGCCAAAGAATTAGGTATTACCATTCTGGATGAAGAAGGTTTAAACAACCTTTTAAAAGAATAA
- the gatA gene encoding Asp-tRNA(Asn)/Glu-tRNA(Gln) amidotransferase subunit GatA — translation MELYQLTAHRLHKMLVNKKVSSEEITQSVLNRISAVDEQVGSYVTVLEDAALETARKVDRKIKDGTRIHPMTGIPIAIKDNMCTEGIRTTCSSRILYNYMPPYNATVIERLGEVDAVMIGKTNMDEFAMGSSCENSAFFPTCNPWSTDRVAGGSSGGSSAAVAADEAIVALGSDTGGSIRLPAAYCGVVGMKPTYGAVSRYGLIAFASSLDQIGPLGKDVKDCALLMNVICGHDPMDSTSVKYDVPDYTTFLTNDVKGLKIGIPQEYMGEGIDAEIKNSIQQAAEKMASLGAEVEETSLPHTKHGLSAYYLIAPAEASSNLARYDGVRYGYRAQGPEDVIEMFKKTRSEGFGPEVKRRIMLGTYALSAGYYDAYYNKALKVRTLIKQDFDAAFEKYDVLLSPTSPILPFRRGEKVDDPLQMYMVDICTLSVNLAGIPAISLPTGMVNDLPVGLQLMGKPFDEGTLLRAAYTFEQNTVHHENKPSI, via the coding sequence TTGGAATTGTACCAACTGACAGCACACCGTCTGCACAAGATGCTGGTGAATAAAAAAGTCAGTTCTGAAGAGATTACACAATCAGTATTGAATAGAATTAGCGCGGTGGATGAACAAGTAGGGTCCTATGTAACCGTTCTGGAGGATGCGGCCTTGGAAACGGCCCGCAAGGTTGACCGCAAGATAAAAGATGGCACCCGTATTCACCCTATGACAGGTATACCCATTGCCATAAAAGATAACATGTGCACTGAGGGTATTCGCACAACTTGTTCTTCTCGCATTCTTTATAACTACATGCCTCCATATAACGCAACTGTAATAGAGCGTTTGGGTGAAGTGGACGCAGTAATGATAGGAAAAACTAACATGGATGAATTTGCCATGGGTTCCTCCTGTGAAAATTCAGCCTTTTTCCCCACCTGTAACCCGTGGTCAACAGATAGGGTTGCCGGTGGATCCAGTGGCGGGTCATCAGCCGCCGTGGCTGCTGATGAGGCTATAGTAGCACTAGGCTCAGACACCGGCGGGTCAATTCGCCTTCCGGCAGCCTATTGTGGCGTTGTCGGAATGAAACCAACCTATGGCGCTGTTTCCCGGTATGGCCTGATAGCCTTCGCTTCTTCATTGGACCAAATAGGACCGTTGGGAAAAGATGTGAAGGACTGTGCGCTGCTAATGAATGTTATTTGCGGACACGATCCCATGGATTCCACCTCGGTAAAATATGATGTTCCTGACTATACAACTTTCCTTACTAATGACGTTAAAGGATTGAAGATTGGTATTCCCCAGGAATATATGGGCGAAGGTATTGATGCGGAAATTAAAAATTCTATTCAACAGGCTGCTGAAAAAATGGCCTCTCTTGGGGCAGAGGTAGAGGAGACCAGCTTACCTCACACGAAACACGGGTTGTCTGCTTATTACCTGATCGCCCCGGCGGAAGCAAGTTCCAACTTGGCCCGCTATGACGGTGTTCGCTACGGCTACCGTGCTCAAGGACCTGAAGATGTAATTGAAATGTTTAAAAAGACTAGGAGTGAAGGCTTTGGGCCGGAAGTTAAAAGACGCATTATGCTTGGTACATATGCTCTTTCAGCTGGCTATTACGATGCCTACTACAATAAGGCATTAAAAGTTCGTACGCTGATCAAGCAAGACTTTGATGCTGCCTTTGAAAAATACGATGTCTTATTGTCACCTACAAGTCCCATACTACCCTTTAGGCGGGGAGAAAAAGTGGATGACCCGCTACAAATGTATATGGTGGATATATGTACCCTGTCGGTAAACCTGGCCGGTATACCGGCTATTTCACTGCCTACAGGCATGGTCAATGACTTGCCCGTGGGATTACAGCTGATGGGTAAACCATTTGACGAAGGAACACTATTACGTGCCGCCTACACATTTGAACAAAACACAGTCCACCACGAAAATAAGCCGAGCATATAA
- the pcrA gene encoding DNA helicase PcrA, whose product MDILTGLNDSQAQAVQNTEGPLLVLAGAGSGKTKVLTTRIAYLIQHKNISPRNVLAITFTNKAASEMKARVGNMIPYEVQDLWVSTFHAACLRILRMQSSFMGYAKNFVIYDETDRKTLVKECLKELNLDEKKFPPRAIAVGISTAKNSLKTASEFQATARDFYQETVSDVYTLYEKKMKQNNAVDFDDLIMITVKLLQSNESVLAYYQNKFRYILVDEYQDTNHAQYILISLLARKYRNLCVVGDPDQSIYRFRGADMQNILDFEKDYPEACVILLEQNYRSTGTILETANRVIKNNMGRKEKALWTEGPFGEPIVVYTGYNEHAEAQFVVNRIMRLRDKGHAYKDMSILYRTHAQSRVLEEKLLYAGISYNMVGGHKFYDRKEIKDLLAYLRLLANPADQIGLRRIINVPKRGIGAASIEKIIDYAGALENNLINVLLKTGDIKGLATKPRNAAINLGETLQTIRDNQYDLSITSIVEETLSRTGYQKALEEENTVESRTRLENLQEFMSVTREFDREHPGDTLEEFLSGLALVADIDSYQENNDQVTMMTLHSAKGLEFPIIFLVGLEEGVFPHSRSLQEPKEMEEERRLCYVGITRARERLYITHCQQRTLYGYTKSNKASRFLDELPPEYLTTRDPLDKDLTGLELSTKQNSPAADTLFNPGDRVHHRKWGDGVIKDVRGKGNTQEIKVEFPGLGIKTLLSKYAPLQKYG is encoded by the coding sequence ATGGATATTTTGACAGGTCTAAATGACAGTCAAGCACAAGCGGTGCAGAACACCGAAGGCCCTCTGTTGGTCTTGGCCGGGGCCGGATCCGGTAAAACAAAAGTGCTTACCACCCGTATTGCTTATCTGATACAGCACAAGAACATATCTCCCCGTAACGTACTGGCCATAACATTTACCAACAAAGCTGCCAGCGAAATGAAAGCAAGGGTGGGAAATATGATTCCCTACGAGGTCCAAGACCTATGGGTTTCAACCTTTCACGCGGCATGTTTACGCATACTAAGAATGCAGTCCAGTTTTATGGGTTATGCAAAGAATTTTGTTATTTATGATGAAACTGATCGCAAAACTTTGGTCAAGGAATGCCTAAAAGAGTTAAATTTAGACGAAAAAAAATTCCCACCCCGGGCCATTGCCGTGGGAATTTCCACAGCCAAAAATAGCCTTAAGACCGCCTCGGAATTCCAGGCTACGGCAAGAGACTTTTACCAGGAAACTGTTTCCGATGTGTACACTCTATACGAAAAAAAAATGAAGCAAAACAATGCCGTGGACTTCGACGATTTAATAATGATTACCGTAAAGTTATTACAATCTAACGAATCTGTTTTAGCTTATTATCAAAATAAATTTCGGTATATTCTTGTCGATGAATACCAAGACACCAATCATGCTCAATACATTCTAATAAGCCTATTGGCCCGTAAATATCGTAATTTGTGTGTAGTAGGTGACCCCGATCAGAGTATTTACCGTTTCCGGGGAGCTGATATGCAAAATATACTGGACTTTGAAAAAGATTATCCGGAAGCCTGTGTTATCCTTTTGGAACAGAACTACCGTTCCACTGGAACCATCTTGGAAACTGCCAACCGGGTAATCAAGAATAACATGGGCCGTAAGGAAAAAGCCCTGTGGACTGAGGGGCCCTTCGGAGAACCCATAGTTGTTTACACCGGTTACAATGAGCATGCAGAAGCTCAATTTGTGGTCAACAGGATCATGCGGCTTAGGGATAAAGGACATGCTTATAAAGATATGTCTATCCTCTACCGTACTCACGCTCAATCAAGGGTTTTAGAGGAAAAACTGCTATACGCCGGAATTAGTTACAATATGGTCGGTGGTCATAAATTCTATGACCGTAAAGAAATTAAGGACCTATTAGCATACTTAAGACTGCTAGCTAACCCCGCTGATCAAATTGGACTCAGGAGGATTATCAACGTACCCAAAAGGGGTATCGGTGCCGCGTCAATAGAAAAAATAATTGATTACGCCGGTGCCCTGGAAAATAATTTGATTAACGTTCTCCTTAAGACGGGAGACATTAAAGGATTGGCAACAAAACCCCGTAACGCCGCCATTAATTTAGGAGAAACATTGCAAACTATAAGGGATAATCAATATGACCTGAGCATTACAAGCATTGTTGAAGAAACTCTGTCCCGCACCGGTTATCAAAAGGCCCTTGAAGAAGAGAATACCGTGGAATCTCGCACGCGCTTGGAAAATTTACAAGAATTCATGTCAGTAACCCGTGAATTTGACCGGGAACATCCGGGTGATACTCTGGAGGAGTTTTTGTCCGGGCTGGCTCTGGTTGCGGATATAGATAGTTACCAAGAAAACAATGATCAGGTGACTATGATGACCCTGCACAGTGCTAAAGGACTTGAATTCCCCATTATTTTTCTGGTTGGTCTAGAGGAAGGAGTCTTTCCCCATTCCCGCAGCCTGCAGGAACCTAAAGAAATGGAAGAAGAACGACGTCTTTGTTACGTGGGAATCACCAGGGCCAGGGAGCGACTTTACATTACTCACTGCCAGCAAAGAACGCTGTACGGGTACACTAAATCTAATAAGGCATCAAGGTTTCTGGATGAATTACCCCCTGAATATTTAACCACAAGAGACCCTTTAGACAAAGATCTAACGGGACTGGAGCTTTCCACCAAGCAAAATTCTCCCGCAGCCGACACACTTTTTAATCCGGGTGACCGGGTACATCATCGTAAGTGGGGGGATGGTGTTATTAAAGACGTTAGGGGCAAAGGCAATACACAGGAAATAAAAGTTGAATTTCCCGGCCTGGGAATAAAAACCTTATTATCTAAATATGCCCCTCTGCAGAAATATGGTTAG